ATATTATCTCTTTTACAACATCTCTCGTCGTTCCTGGAATACTTGAAACAATAGACCTATCCTCACCTATCAAGGCATTCATAAGGCTTGACTTACCAGCATTCGTCTTACCGGCTATACAAATCTTAAGTCCTTCTACGAAAAATTTACTATTCTTTGATTTCTCAATAAGATCACTTAAAGTGTTTATTGAATTAGTGATTACATCCTCAATATAACTCCAGTTCCTTTCAGCGAGGTCTTCTTCAGGATGGTCAACCAAAACTTCAAGGTAAGCAAGTAGGTTTAGAAGGTTGTTTTTAACTTCATTTATCTTATCCGAAAGCCTACCATCTAGGATATGTCTAGAAATCTTAAGGTTTGAGATATTTCTACTCATGATCAGTGAATTGACTGCTTCTGCTTGAATCAAGTCTAACTTGCCGTTCAACACTGACCTTTTGGTAAATTCCCCTGGTAAAGCCATCCGTAGCCCCTCCCGTTTAAGGAGTTCCATAATTCTAGCAACTATCAGTGGATTACCATGACAACTTATCTCAATCACATCTTCACCAGTGTAAGAATGCGGAGCCCTCATAACCGAAACAATAACATCATCCACCTTCTCTCCATTATCATCAACAATATACCCATACGCAAGAGTATGTGTTTTCATGTCCTTAACTCTTTTCTTACCTCTGAATATTCTATCAACAACTTCTATACTCCTCTCTCCCGAGATTCTTATGACGCTAACCGCCGAATGAACATTAGGAGTTATAGGTGCGTAGATAGTATCCTCATCAAGAAAAACCTCTCTCATACAAATATCATTTTAATCCTAGAAAACAATATTTCACAATTAACACGTAATCCATTAGTTATGTTTCTTTAAATATATTATAGGACAGAAGCAAGATCATCACAATGCTTTAAGAATACTAACAATAGGTCTTGAGTCCGATGAATATCAACTCTTTTTGGAATATCCCCTTTTGTGTTAAGATTTCACCATAACGCACATAAACCTTATTGTGCGCAGATTGATCAGTTTTAAAGTGTCTTATTAGATTATTCAAAATACTGAACTCTGGAAGGAAGATATGGATATGAAAAATAAAAATGCTAGCATATTTCTTTCCATTTCAAATTTCTTCAGAAGCGAGGTTTCAGGTGGAGTAGTAGTTCTAATATCTGCTCTAGTAGGTATAATACTAGCAAACTCTCCTCTTAAGGACATATATTTTTCTATACTTGA
This sequence is a window from Spirochaetota bacterium. Protein-coding genes within it:
- the mnmE gene encoding tRNA uridine-5-carboxymethylaminomethyl(34) synthesis GTPase MnmE, with the translated sequence MREVFLDEDTIYAPITPNVHSAVSVIRISGERSIEVVDRIFRGKKRVKDMKTHTLAYGYIVDDNGEKVDDVIVSVMRAPHSYTGEDVIEISCHGNPLIVARIMELLKREGLRMALPGEFTKRSVLNGKLDLIQAEAVNSLIMSRNISNLKISRHILDGRLSDKINEVKNNLLNLLAYLEVLVDHPEEDLAERNWSYIEDVITNSINTLSDLIEKSKNSKFFVEGLKICIAGKTNAGKSSLMNALIGEDRSIVSSIPGTTRDVVKEIISIEGVPVSIFDTAGIRKAIDPVEQEGIRRTIRSIETSDVVVLTFDLSSSLSEEDSIVIDTIKEYARSKNIFVALNKVDVFGINLAPTTVGEDFDNNSELKKAVDNVLNFIRLNGVDVVEHFLVSAKEGIGIKMLARRIVGSVIGDVESEVNNILINNERHKQLLEDIISSLKESYESARDRMSEEFIAIGIRDALSYIGEMVGEVTTEDLMDTIFRNFCVGK